The following proteins are co-located in the Apium graveolens cultivar Ventura chromosome 5, ASM990537v1, whole genome shotgun sequence genome:
- the LOC141661081 gene encoding uncharacterized protein LOC141661081: MPEERSNSTTTPGETYIYQHTHPLCNVGNGHTWTIFCSIGTEEVHCEFREYCDDNSIELRFTSVAHPQANGQAKVVYRIILDGFKKRAERSKNTWVDELLPILWAYRTTCKVTTEATTFMLAYEAEAVVPLEITHGSPMIEAYEP, from the exons ATGCCAGAGGAACGCTCCAATAGTACGACAACCCCTGGAGAGACTTACATCTATCAGCACACCCATCCCTTGTGCAATGTGGGGAATGGACATACTTGGACCATTTTCTGTAGCATCGGGACAGAGGAAGTTCATTGTG AATTCAGAGAGTATTGCGATGATAACAGTATAGAACTTCGCTTCACCTCAGTTGCACACCCACAGGCAAACGGGCAAGCGAAAGTTGTTTAcagaatcatccttgatggaTTTAAGAAGAGGGCTGAACGCTCGAAAAACACTTGGGTTGATGAGTTGTTGCCTATACTATGGGCATATCGTACCACCTGCAAAGTGACAACTGAAGCTACCACATTCATGCTGGCTTACGAAGCCGAGGCAGTAGTGCCCCTTGAAATTACTCATGGATCCCCTATGATCGAAGCTTACGAGCCATAA
- the LOC141659209 gene encoding uncharacterized protein At5g19025-like yields the protein MRHPHHHISTTTTTMARHPSSNPNPNPNPCQHSSSNIGDVIILILALFSGTFLISSYLSYIFHSLSLLIPIILPSLYALDFSLSIYYLSFSLFFVSTILVFHLCCGSRKCKRVGCKGLKRALEFDLQLQNEECLRLDGKGVREVDLLPWKGGKESNPDYECLRGELRKMAPPNGRAVLIFRDKCGCPVAKLEGWSVKRGRKHNKKSIMFNGGDHR from the coding sequence ATGCGCCACCCCCACCACCACAtctccaccaccaccaccaccatgGCAAGACACCCTTCTTCCAACCCTAACCCTAACCCTAACCCTTGTCAACACTCTTCTTCCAACATTGGTGACGTCATCATCCTAATCTTAGCTCTATTTTCAGGCACTTTCTTGATCTCATCTTACTTATCTTACATTTTTCACTCACTTTCTTTATTAATCCCTATAATTCTCCCTTCCCTTTATGCCCTTGACTTTTCTTTATCAATTTActatctttctttctctcttttttttgTTTCTACTATTCTTGTGTTTCATCTTTGTTGTGGCTCAAGAAAGTGTAAGAGAGTGGGGTGTAAAGGGTTGAAAAGGGCTTTAGAGTTTGATTTGCAGCTGCAGAATGAGGAGTGTTTGAGATTGGATGGGAAGGGTGTGAGAGAAGTTGATTTGTTGCCTTGGAAAGGTGGGAAAGAGAGTAATCCTGATTATGAGTGTTTGAGAGGGGAGTTGAGGAAGATGGCTCCGCCTAATGGAAGGGCTGTCTTGATTTTCCGCGATAAGTGTGGGTGTCCTGTGGCTAAGCTTGAAGGGTGGAGTGTTAAACGCGGTCGGAAACATAACAAAAA